From the Mahella australiensis 50-1 BON genome, the window ATTAACCTTCTTATCCAAGCCATTTTATCACCTCTTCACATTATAGGTTGGATTAACCGCATGCTCAAAACATGCGGTTAATCCTTAAGGGGTCTTATTTACTTATAATACAGCTCGCCTAATTTTAATAATCTTGCTATCACACGCGTATTAGCTCCTCCATACCATTCCGGCAACAACGGATCATCAGGATAAGATAATTTAGTGTTGTGTATTTTTATCGGTGCTGTCTTCTCGCCTATCGGCATAATAGGCACAAATTCATTGGTGGCTTGTGCTAATTTTTCCGTTATCTTTGCTTGTTTATCCTTATCCGTGGCATAAAACAGATCATTCAATAAGGATATGGGATCTACGGTTTCACCAGAAGATAATTTCACGTTTATCTTGGGATCACCGCTTGCTGTAGGGGCCTTTAACCCCATCCTTACAGCACCATCTGCATAAATGCTCCTGTAAAATTCCCACGGTTGTCCAGCATACGATAATCCACCTGGGCGAAAATCAAAGCTCATCATAGCTTGGCCCCTATCCAAATAATCCCAATATGCACTTATTTCCATAGCTTTATATTCTGTTTTTAAGCCAAACTCATTGAGCTGGTTAGCAATCGCATCTCCGCACATAAAGAATATAGCCCATGAATTCATGGCTGCTACTTCAAGCTGTACCAATTGTCCTTTGGAATCACGCCAGAACCCATCAGAACCTTTGCTCCAGCCTTCTCCTTTCAATAAAGCCTCAGCTTTAGATGGATCATACGCATAATCTTCCATATCGTCCAATATATTTTGGCTTAACCATGAATCCCTTATAGTCGGTGTTAAACCTGAACAATAGGTATCAGGCATTTGAGTACCTGGCTCAGCTACCTCAAGCAACGCCTTCTTATCTATAGCACATATTATTGCTTTTCTGACGTTTGGATTATCTAACGGATACTTGCTAACATTAAATTGCATAGAAGGTTGGCTATATTCAGGGGACCATACAATTTTCATTTCAGGATATTTTTCCTGCAGT encodes:
- a CDS encoding ABC transporter substrate-binding protein, which codes for MKIVWSPEYSQPSMQFNVSKYPLDNPNVRKAIICAIDKKALLEVAEPGTQMPDTYCSGLTPTIRDSWLSQNILDDMEDYAYDPSKAEALLKGEGWSKGSDGFWRDSKGQLVQLEVAAMNSWAIFFMCGDAIANQLNEFGLKTEYKAMEISAYWDYLDRGQAMMSFDFRPGGLSYAGQPWEFYRSIYADGAVRMGLKAPTASGDPKINVKLSSGETVDPISLLNDLFYATDKDKQAKITEKLAQATNEFVPIMPIGEKTAPIKIHNTKLSYPDDPLLPEWYGGANTRVIARLLKLGELYYK